GCTTTGGCCAAGCCCGGCGCGAACAGGCTGGCCAGCACCGTGCCCGAATTGCCCGCCCCGGCGATGCCCAGGGCCGTACCCTGGTACTGCGGCGGATACCAGCGCGAGGCCAGGGGCAGGGCCACGGCAAAGCTCGCCCCGGCCACGCCGAGCATGACTCCCAGGGCCAGCACCTGGCTGAAGGTGTGCACGCCCAGGCCCAAGGCCGCGAGCAATGCCGCAATCACCACCAGTTGCCCGAGCTGGCCGGTACGCTTGGGGCCGATGTGGTCCACCATCAGACCCAGTACCACCCGCAGCAGTGCGCCGGCCAACACCGGCGTGGCCACCATGAAGCCCTTTTGCGCGGGGCTCAGGCCGAGGTCCCCGGCGATCTGCACCGCCAGGGGCCCGAGCAGCACCCAGACCATGAAGCTCAGGTCAAAATACAAAAAAGCGGAAAACAGCGTCGGTGCGTGTCCTGCCTTGAAAAATTCGCGGTTCATGGTCCTTTCTCCCGAACAAAAAAACGCCAATCCGCGCTTGTCGGATTGGCGTCATTGCCTGTGTGCCCGCACACCATTGCGCAGGCCGCCTGCGGCAGGCCGTCCTGACCTGCCGCTCGAAATTCAGTTTTTCAATTCCTGGGCGAGGATGACAAGCTCCGCCACCTCCACCAGTCGCTTGCCGCGATCCATGGCCATCCTGCGCATGCGCTGATAGGCCTCGGACTCGCTGAAACCGTACTCCTGCATCAGGATGCCCTTGGCGCGATCGATGGTTTTGCGTTCGGCGAGTTGATTCTTCGCTTCTTTGAGCTCGTCGCGCAGGCGCTTGTACTCGGCGAAGCGCGCCGTGGCCACGCGCAGGATCGGCGCCAGATCCTCCGCCTGGATGGCATGGCTGACATAGGCGCTCACCCCGGCGCGCATGGCCTCGCGGATGCTGTCTTGGTCATCCTGGCCGCCCAGCACCACCACCGGCAGCTCCAGCGCCGCGGACATGGCGCTGATTTGCTCCAGCATGGCGCGACCCGGGGCATTGCCATCGACGATAACGACATCCGGGTGCAGACGTTGCAGCCGCACGGCATCGATGTCCACCCAGGTGAGCACATCCATGACCTCGTAGCCCGCCAGATCCAGACTGGCCTTGAGCCCAGCCGCTCGTTCACGCGCGTCGTCAATGATGAGAATGCGATTCACCCAAGCTCCCTTACAGTTGTCGGTCTCCTGTAGCAAGGAGCGGGCCAGTCTGTTTTTGCAAGCGGCTAAAGGGTGCGTGCACCGGCAAGGTGCGTAAAATGGGATGCTCAGGGCGTCGGCGGGCTGGGCGCACCAGCATGGGGCAGCGTACATGCCTCAGAGAAGTCCACATACCCCCGTGTTTTGAAGAACCTGGAGCAGCGGGTGTGGCGGAGTACATG
Above is a window of Thermithiobacillus tepidarius DSM 3134 DNA encoding:
- a CDS encoding ANTAR domain-containing response regulator; protein product: MNRILIIDDARERAAGLKASLDLAGYEVMDVLTWVDIDAVRLQRLHPDVVIVDGNAPGRAMLEQISAMSAALELPVVVLGGQDDQDSIREAMRAGVSAYVSHAIQAEDLAPILRVATARFAEYKRLRDELKEAKNQLAERKTIDRAKGILMQEYGFSESEAYQRMRRMAMDRGKRLVEVAELVILAQELKN